The genome window CGGGGCGGCCATCGACGTAGCGCAGGGTTACTTGCGATTTCGCATCCGGACGCAGCCATGGCAAGCGGCCATCCTTGCGCAGCTGCGACTGGCGCTCGACCAGGCGGTGCGCGTAGTGGATGGCGGCGGGCATCAGCTCGGCCGTTTCATCGCAGGCGTAGCCGAACATCAGGCCCTGATCGCCAGCGCCTTGATCCAGGTCAATACCCGCACCTTCATCGACGCCTTGCGCGATGTCGGGCGACTGCTTGTCGTAAGCCACCAGCACGGCGCAACCCTTGTAGTCGATGCCGTATTCCGTATTGTCGTAACCGATGCGTTTGATGGTTTCGCGCGCAACTTGAATATAATCCACATTGGCATGCGTAGTAATCTCGCCAGCCAGCACCACCAGGCCCGTGTTGCACAGGGTTTCGGCAGCCACGCGGGCGGTCGGATCCTGGGCCAGGATGGCGTCAAGGATGGCGTCGGAAATTTGATCGGCAACCTTGTCGGGATGGCCTTCCGAGACGGATTCGGAAGTGAAGAGATAGTCGTTTGACATTGCAAGCTCCTGTTTACTATGTGAATGTTCTGTCGCAGTAAAGAGGATTTTGCCTGCGACGCTTTAGCGATATTTATATTCCGCTTCGCAAGTTGTCTATTAACTCAGCGGGTACTACATACGTGGTATTTTACGCTTCTTAAAAAATTTTGGCACAGCAACACGCCATTCCTGGAAACAGCTTATTCATGTTAGTCCCAATTTTCCGCTTTTTATCCCTCTTTCCCCTGCCCGTCCTGCATGGCCTGGGCGCTGCGCTCGGCTGGGTGATTTACGCCATTTCCCCTTCCTACCGGCGCCGCATGCGCGAGAACATGCAGGGTGCGGGGTTTTCGCAACACTTGCACACGGCCGTGGCCGAAGCGGGCAAGAGCGTGCTGGAATTGCCCTTCATCTGGTGCGCGCCAGCCGAGCGTGTAGCGCGCCATGCCACGGTGGAAAACTGGGACTTGGTGGAAAAAGCGTTGCAACACGGCCGCGGCATCGTCTTCCTGACGCCGCACCTGGGCTGCTTCGAGATTGTCGCGCAACAGATCGCCCTGCGCACGCCGCTCACCGTGATGTACCGCCCGCCCAAGCGCGCCGCCCTGAAACCGCTGATCGAGGGCGCCCGCGCGCGCGAAAACCTGATGCTGGCGCCGGCCAACATGTCGGGCGTACGCATCTTTGCCAAATGCCTGAAAAAGGGACAACCCATCGGCCTGCTGCCGGACCAGGTGCCGCAAGAGGGCGAAGGCGTGTGGGCCGATTTCTTCGGCCGTCCCGCCTACACCATGACCCTGCCGGCCAAGCTGGCGCAGATGGGCGGCGCCGAAGTCATCATCACCTACGCCGAACGCCTGCCGGGCGGACGCGGCTATGTCGTGCATTTCGTGCCATTTACCGAATCGCTGGACAGCACTTCGGCCGAGCAGGCGCGCACCATCAACGCGGCCATGGAACAATTGATCGCGCGCAGCCCGGCGCAATACCTGTGGAGCTACAACCGCTACAAGGTACCGCGCGGCGCGCCGCCGCCCACGCCGGCCAGCCCCGATGCCGCCAAGGAGCAGGCATGAGACTGCTGATCGCCTTCATGTGGCTGCTGCACTGGTTGCCCCTGCCCATCCTGGGCCGCTTCGGCGTCGGCGTTGGCAGCGTGTTGTTCCTTGTCATGCGCAAACGGCGCGATATCGCTCTGACGAACTTGCGCCTGTGCATGCCGCAATTGTCGGAAGCGCAACGCGTGGACCTGGCACGCCAGCATTTCCAGGCGTATTCGCGCAGCGTGTGGGAGCGCAGCATCCTGTGGTGGGCGTCGGAAGAACGCCTGAACCGCCTGATCAAAAAGGTGCCCGCCTTTCCGGGCCAGCAGATCGCGGCCAAGCCCACTATCCTGCTGTGCCCGCACTTCGTCTGCCTCGACGTGGCCGGCGCCGCCACGGCGATGGAAATTTCCGCTTCCTCGATGTATGTGCAGCAAAAGAACGCCGCCTTCGACCAGGCCCTGCGCGCCGGCCGTTCGCGCTTCAAGCCGCCCAAGCTGTTTACGCGCCAGGACGGCATCAAGACGATTCTGCGCGCGCTGCGCGACGGCTTGCCGTATTTCATGCTGCCGGACATGGATTTCGGCGAAAAGGATGCGGAATTCGTGCCCTTCTTCGGCGTGCCCGCCGCCACCCTGACGGCCACGGCGCGCCTGGCGCTGGCCGCCAAGGCGCAGGTGATTCCCGTCATCGCCACTTTTTTGCCCAATTACCAGGGCTGGAAAGTGACGTATTACCCGGCATGGGACGATTATCCGGGCGACGACATCACGGCCGCCACGCGCCGCATGAACGAATTCATCGAAGAGCGGGTGCGCGAAGCGCCAGCCGAATACTTCTGGACGCATAAACGCTTCAAGACGCGTCCGCAAGGCGAAGCCTCGTTCTATAACCAGCACAAGTGATACGGCAAAACATGAAACTCCACTTTACCAAGATGCACGGCGCCGGCAATGACTTCATCGTCATCGATGCCATCAATC of Janthinobacterium sp. PAMC25594 contains these proteins:
- a CDS encoding lysophospholipid acyltransferase family protein, coding for MLVPIFRFLSLFPLPVLHGLGAALGWVIYAISPSYRRRMRENMQGAGFSQHLHTAVAEAGKSVLELPFIWCAPAERVARHATVENWDLVEKALQHGRGIVFLTPHLGCFEIVAQQIALRTPLTVMYRPPKRAALKPLIEGARARENLMLAPANMSGVRIFAKCLKKGQPIGLLPDQVPQEGEGVWADFFGRPAYTMTLPAKLAQMGGAEVIITYAERLPGGRGYVVHFVPFTESLDSTSAEQARTINAAMEQLIARSPAQYLWSYNRYKVPRGAPPPTPASPDAAKEQA
- a CDS encoding lipid A biosynthesis acyltransferase yields the protein MRLLIAFMWLLHWLPLPILGRFGVGVGSVLFLVMRKRRDIALTNLRLCMPQLSEAQRVDLARQHFQAYSRSVWERSILWWASEERLNRLIKKVPAFPGQQIAAKPTILLCPHFVCLDVAGAATAMEISASSMYVQQKNAAFDQALRAGRSRFKPPKLFTRQDGIKTILRALRDGLPYFMLPDMDFGEKDAEFVPFFGVPAATLTATARLALAAKAQVIPVIATFLPNYQGWKVTYYPAWDDYPGDDITAATRRMNEFIEERVREAPAEYFWTHKRFKTRPQGEASFYNQHK